One genomic segment of Streptomyces sp. RKND-216 includes these proteins:
- a CDS encoding FAD-binding oxidoreductase yields MSDSSDFLVVGGGIAGAAAAYFLSASGRVTLLEAEASVGMHATGRSAALYSEYFGGPAVRTLTTASRAFYASHGTGTTPLLRPRGVLALGSPDTADAFAQAHAAGALAERPVVELTPDEAQRLCPVLRRDAFDRVLYKPGACDIDVDATHQLFLRGLRAGGGRVVTRAPVRESTRVGGLWHVRTGGPHEAVYAAPVLVNAAGAWADRVAQTAGVAPAGLRSTRRTAALVTLPDPPGDPGPSAWPMVTDVADTFYAKPEAGGLLLSPCDSTPVADPAGRVRADDLDVAIAVERFHAAVDLRIRGVGHTWAGLRTSVVDDTPVLGEDPAAPGFFWLAGLGGYGIQTAPAVGALLAALAAGNTPPAATAPLTPALAPGRSLAAPVR; encoded by the coding sequence GTGAGTGACAGCAGCGACTTCCTGGTCGTCGGGGGCGGCATCGCCGGGGCGGCGGCCGCCTATTTCCTGAGCGCCTCCGGGCGGGTCACCCTGCTGGAGGCCGAAGCCTCGGTTGGCATGCACGCAACAGGGCGTTCGGCGGCGCTGTACTCCGAGTACTTCGGCGGCCCGGCGGTCCGCACCCTGACCACGGCCTCCCGCGCGTTCTACGCCTCCCACGGCACGGGCACCACACCGCTGCTGCGCCCCCGCGGAGTCCTCGCGCTCGGATCGCCGGACACGGCCGACGCGTTCGCACAGGCCCACGCGGCGGGCGCCCTGGCCGAACGCCCGGTGGTAGAACTGACACCCGACGAGGCGCAGCGGCTCTGCCCGGTCCTGAGGCGGGACGCGTTCGACCGGGTGCTGTACAAGCCCGGTGCCTGCGACATCGACGTGGACGCCACCCACCAGCTCTTCCTGCGCGGCCTGCGGGCGGGCGGCGGCCGCGTCGTGACGCGGGCACCCGTACGGGAGTCGACCCGCGTCGGCGGGCTCTGGCACGTGCGCACCGGCGGGCCGCACGAGGCCGTGTACGCCGCTCCGGTGCTGGTGAACGCGGCCGGGGCCTGGGCGGACCGGGTCGCGCAGACGGCGGGCGTGGCGCCCGCGGGCCTGCGCAGCACCCGTCGCACGGCCGCGCTGGTGACGCTCCCCGATCCGCCCGGCGATCCCGGGCCGTCCGCATGGCCGATGGTCACCGACGTCGCCGACACCTTCTACGCCAAGCCCGAGGCGGGCGGCCTGCTGCTCTCGCCGTGCGACAGCACCCCCGTGGCGGACCCGGCGGGGCGGGTGCGCGCCGACGACCTGGACGTGGCCATCGCCGTCGAACGGTTCCACGCCGCCGTGGACCTGCGCATCCGCGGGGTCGGCCACACCTGGGCCGGACTGCGGACATCCGTCGTCGACGACACCCCGGTGCTCGGCGAGGACCCTGCCGCACCCGGGTTCTTCTGGCTCGCGGGACTCGGCGGCTACGGCATCCAGACCGCCCCGGCCGTCGGCGCACTGCTCGCCGCGCTGGCCGCCGGAAACACCCCGCCGGCCGCGACGGCGCCCCTGACTCCCGCACTCGCGCCCGGCCGGTCCCTGGCGGCGCCCGTCCGCTGA
- a CDS encoding flavoprotein: MDAKVLYLLGCAAPPVLGVADVVREAQRAGWEVCLGLTPTARGWLADEVDGLAELTGRPVRSALRRPDETALWPDADVAVVAPATLNGVNTYALGLTPDFVAAYVAEAVGKRWPLAVLPCVNAAYATHPQFGRSVETLRGAGVRMLYGGKDGFVPKAPGEARPQEYPWHLALAAAREMAGPAGRSTGGV, from the coding sequence ATGGACGCGAAGGTGCTCTATCTGCTGGGGTGTGCGGCTCCGCCCGTGCTGGGCGTGGCGGACGTGGTGCGGGAGGCACAGCGCGCCGGGTGGGAGGTGTGCCTCGGGCTGACGCCCACGGCGCGGGGCTGGCTGGCGGACGAGGTCGACGGACTGGCCGAACTGACGGGACGTCCGGTGCGCAGCGCACTGCGCCGCCCGGACGAGACGGCGCTGTGGCCGGACGCGGACGTGGCCGTGGTGGCGCCGGCGACGCTCAACGGCGTCAACACCTACGCGCTCGGCCTCACCCCGGACTTCGTGGCCGCGTACGTCGCCGAGGCGGTCGGCAAGCGGTGGCCGCTGGCGGTGCTGCCGTGCGTCAACGCGGCGTACGCGACGCACCCGCAGTTCGGGCGCAGCGTCGAGACCCTGCGCGGGGCGGGCGTGCGCATGCTCTATGGCGGGAAGGACGGCTTCGTGCCGAAGGCTCCCGGCGAGGCGCGCCCTCAGGAGTATCCGTGGCACCTGGCACTGGCAGCGGCCCGCGAGATGGCCGGGCCCGCCGGGCGGTCGACCGGCGGCGTGTGA
- a CDS encoding DUF6508 domain-containing protein: MSDSPHVPGDADDRMLLAQLRLDPSHDDAWRLLTATARDFAAQPQADGDTCWVQSTRGSDGVVTVGYPEYSARVQRACRALSDVGAVTPAYSWMQRRPPALPDDGTPPGAADAVRLATTIIRGERFCDGTIGQAVERGTLQAVLTSLAAWYDARRSA; the protein is encoded by the coding sequence ATGAGTGACTCTCCGCACGTACCCGGTGACGCGGACGACAGAATGCTGCTCGCCCAGTTACGCCTCGACCCCTCCCACGACGACGCGTGGCGCCTCCTCACCGCCACCGCCCGGGACTTCGCCGCCCAGCCGCAGGCGGACGGCGACACCTGCTGGGTGCAGAGCACCCGCGGCTCCGACGGCGTCGTGACCGTCGGCTACCCCGAGTACAGCGCCCGCGTGCAGCGTGCCTGCCGGGCCCTCTCCGACGTCGGCGCTGTCACCCCGGCCTACTCCTGGATGCAGCGACGTCCTCCGGCCCTCCCCGACGACGGCACGCCACCCGGCGCCGCCGACGCCGTCCGCCTCGCCACCACGATCATCCGCGGCGAACGCTTCTGCGACGGCACCATCGGGCAGGCCGTCGAACGCGGCACCCTCCAGGCCGTCCTCACCTCCCTGGCCGCCTGGTACGACGCCCGCCGGTCCGCATAG